One Cohnella candidum genomic region harbors:
- a CDS encoding response regulator, translated as MAEANTIKVLIADDESIVRKGLQATVPWHKFGMEVVADAPNGRKAWEAFLEHRPQVVITDIVMPEMDGIELSRKVKNEDPNAKIILLSCHRDFEYAQQGMKIGASGYLLKTAFEDDELEGMLEKFRRELSAAQPVSPEAGEAEDERLATLLYAWLSGHGGQFQGEMEKRTRENWHWNGQPAYVYLIKSSGNGTEWRELLGGKEGNGNGGPDGAVIPFGEHRCFWMFPQSAAESADSLLVALKSERPQLLWAKKGPLESADERLQAILSLHKEAELEKSYGVTAGDWPEPIWKAVKLLHEDPEAEWTVGDVAKEVGLSRSHFSILFKRTVGDSFVAFQYKRKLKLSYGLLKDTHLTMQEIAERTGLGDSKYFSKWFKRCTGLTPSQYRARQKDGKPKTE; from the coding sequence ATGGCGGAGGCAAACACGATTAAAGTATTGATCGCGGACGACGAGAGCATCGTACGGAAAGGCCTGCAAGCCACCGTTCCCTGGCATAAATTCGGGATGGAAGTCGTGGCCGACGCACCTAACGGCCGCAAGGCTTGGGAAGCGTTCCTGGAGCACCGGCCGCAGGTGGTGATCACCGACATCGTCATGCCCGAGATGGACGGAATCGAGTTGTCCCGCAAAGTGAAAAACGAGGATCCGAACGCGAAAATCATCCTGCTCAGCTGCCACCGCGATTTTGAGTATGCCCAGCAGGGGATGAAAATCGGGGCTTCCGGGTATTTGCTCAAAACCGCCTTCGAGGACGACGAATTGGAAGGAATGCTCGAGAAGTTCCGCCGGGAACTTTCGGCTGCGCAGCCCGTTTCTCCCGAAGCGGGTGAAGCGGAAGACGAGCGCCTTGCCACCCTGCTTTATGCTTGGCTCAGCGGGCATGGCGGCCAATTTCAAGGAGAGATGGAGAAGCGAACGCGGGAGAATTGGCATTGGAACGGCCAGCCGGCCTATGTCTATCTGATCAAATCTTCAGGGAACGGAACGGAATGGCGCGAACTGCTTGGCGGGAAAGAAGGGAACGGGAACGGAGGGCCGGACGGTGCCGTCATTCCATTCGGCGAGCACCGCTGCTTCTGGATGTTTCCCCAGTCGGCGGCCGAGTCGGCGGACAGCCTGCTCGTCGCCCTGAAGAGCGAGAGGCCCCAGCTCCTATGGGCGAAGAAAGGGCCGCTGGAGAGCGCGGACGAACGGCTCCAGGCGATCCTGTCCTTGCATAAAGAAGCGGAATTGGAAAAATCGTACGGAGTCACCGCGGGCGATTGGCCGGAGCCGATCTGGAAAGCGGTCAAGCTGCTCCATGAGGATCCGGAGGCGGAATGGACGGTCGGCGACGTGGCCAAGGAAGTCGGACTCAGCCGGAGCCACTTTTCCATCCTGTTCAAGAGAACGGTCGGGGACAGCTTCGTCGCTTTCCAGTATAAGCGCAAGCTGAAGCTTTCTTACGGACTCTTGAAGGATACGCATCTGACGATGCAAGAGATCGCCGAGCGGACGGGACTGGGCGACAGCAAATATTTCAGCAAATGGTTCAAGCGCTGCACCGGTCTGACGCCCAGCCAATACCGCGCACGACAAAAAGACGGCAAGCCCAAAACAGAATGA
- a CDS encoding ABC transporter substrate-binding protein, with protein sequence MKKKWSMALAATTIATLLLTACGGGGGGTSESGAPSGSPAASGGGSAGTQTIRFATWDTGDALKIEQDIAKKFEESHPGTKIQVEAYADGFDQKLAAGFGATNPPDVMYMWDFPTYHQSLEPLDGYVSKDASLKVDDFYSGLFNYGKIEGKLYGIPAGFTSRVVYYNKKLFDEAKIPYPKDGWTWNDFQAISAKLSDKAKKQYGFGVRASNDTYDLQGFVWSNGSSFISDDGKKIDGYMNSKETAQAIQVFGDMVKNGSAVLVGGKGQQSGEDIFKAGKIAMWESGIWPLESFKTAGIDVGTVEMPAFPGKPVKGVIAESALSIAKDSKQKDLAWEFVKFYVSDEAIKMRKADLPVRVSVVNELKLDQDPLYKPFYTMLERSDNTPAFLLNAKWNEVNRQLSAAVEAVVQGSDAQDALNQAVKDSERYLK encoded by the coding sequence ATGAAAAAGAAATGGTCCATGGCGCTGGCGGCCACGACGATCGCGACGTTGCTGCTGACGGCATGCGGCGGAGGCGGAGGCGGCACGAGCGAAAGCGGCGCGCCGTCCGGATCCCCGGCGGCATCCGGCGGCGGTTCCGCCGGCACGCAGACGATCCGGTTCGCCACGTGGGATACGGGCGACGCCTTGAAGATCGAGCAGGACATCGCCAAGAAATTCGAAGAGAGCCATCCCGGCACGAAGATCCAGGTAGAGGCTTATGCCGACGGTTTCGACCAGAAGCTGGCCGCGGGCTTCGGCGCGACGAACCCGCCGGACGTGATGTACATGTGGGATTTCCCCACGTACCACCAATCGCTGGAACCCCTGGACGGATACGTGTCCAAGGACGCAAGCCTGAAAGTGGACGACTTCTACTCGGGACTGTTCAATTACGGCAAGATCGAAGGCAAGCTGTACGGCATTCCGGCCGGATTTACGAGCCGCGTCGTTTATTACAACAAGAAGCTGTTCGACGAAGCGAAGATCCCGTATCCGAAAGACGGCTGGACTTGGAACGATTTTCAGGCCATCTCCGCCAAGCTGAGCGACAAGGCGAAGAAGCAGTACGGCTTCGGCGTCCGGGCGTCGAACGACACATACGACTTGCAAGGGTTCGTATGGAGCAACGGAAGCTCCTTTATCTCCGATGACGGCAAGAAGATCGACGGTTATATGAACAGCAAGGAAACGGCGCAAGCCATCCAGGTTTTCGGCGACATGGTGAAAAACGGCTCGGCGGTGCTGGTCGGCGGCAAAGGCCAGCAAAGCGGAGAGGACATTTTCAAAGCCGGCAAGATCGCCATGTGGGAAAGCGGAATTTGGCCGCTCGAGTCGTTCAAGACGGCGGGCATCGACGTAGGCACCGTGGAAATGCCGGCGTTTCCGGGCAAACCGGTCAAAGGCGTCATCGCGGAATCCGCGCTCTCCATCGCCAAGGATTCGAAACAGAAGGATCTGGCTTGGGAATTCGTCAAATTCTACGTCTCCGACGAAGCCATCAAAATGCGCAAGGCCGATTTGCCCGTCCGGGTCAGCGTCGTGAACGAGCTGAAATTGGATCAGGATCCGCTGTACAAGCCGTTCTATACGATGCTTGAGCGTTCCGACAATACGCCGGCCTTCCTGCTCAACGCCAAATGGAATGAAGTCAACCGCCAGCTTTCGGCGGCGGTGGAAGCGGTCGTGCAGGGCAGCGACGCCCAGGACGCGCTCAACCAAGCCGTAAAAGACAGCGAGCGCTATTTGAAGTAG
- a CDS encoding carbohydrate ABC transporter permease, with the protein MAQTYPRHSGEQTASLKPARKRSGGRAVPYLFLFPWIFGFLVFTLGPLLFSLIISFFDWPIVGQVHFIGFGNYAAMFTDDPLFWKSFGVTIKFAALFVPLNIAVALGLALLLNQNTRGTAFFRTAFYLPSVISGVALAMIWSWVYSGDYGILNYFLSLVGVQGPDWLNDKHWSLAAMVIASLWGQGSMMLIFLAGLKGIPKDIYESASIDGAGKLRQFASITIPMLSPTILFNLITSIIAAFQQLTLALLLTGGGPLKSTYFYAMYMYENAFKYFKMGYSAANAWFMFLIVLVLTLAVFKTSEAWVFYEGEMKRKTPGRRRAS; encoded by the coding sequence ATGGCTCAGACCTACCCGCGTCACTCAGGGGAACAAACGGCCAGCCTCAAGCCTGCAAGGAAACGAAGCGGGGGTAGGGCGGTGCCCTACCTCTTCCTATTCCCTTGGATATTCGGATTCCTCGTGTTCACGCTGGGGCCGTTGCTGTTTTCGCTCATCATCTCGTTTTTCGATTGGCCGATCGTAGGGCAGGTTCACTTTATCGGGTTCGGCAATTATGCCGCCATGTTTACGGATGATCCGCTGTTTTGGAAATCGTTCGGCGTGACGATCAAGTTCGCCGCTTTGTTCGTGCCGCTCAACATCGCCGTGGCCCTCGGGCTCGCGCTGCTGCTCAACCAAAACACGAGAGGCACCGCCTTTTTCCGAACCGCCTTCTATTTGCCCTCGGTCATTTCGGGGGTCGCCCTGGCCATGATCTGGTCGTGGGTGTACAGCGGAGATTACGGCATCCTCAATTATTTTCTGTCCTTAGTCGGCGTGCAGGGCCCGGATTGGCTCAATGACAAGCATTGGTCCCTGGCCGCCATGGTCATTGCCAGCCTCTGGGGGCAAGGCTCCATGATGCTGATTTTCTTAGCCGGCTTGAAGGGGATTCCGAAAGACATTTACGAATCCGCTTCGATCGACGGCGCGGGCAAGCTCAGACAGTTCGCGAGCATCACGATTCCGATGCTGAGTCCGACGATCCTGTTCAACCTGATCACTTCGATCATCGCGGCGTTCCAACAGCTGACGCTGGCGCTTCTGCTCACCGGAGGCGGACCGCTGAAGTCGACTTACTTCTACGCCATGTACATGTACGAGAACGCGTTCAAATATTTCAAAATGGGCTATTCCGCGGCGAACGCTTGGTTCATGTTCCTCATCGTGCTCGTATTGACGCTCGCGGTGTTCAAAACGTCGGAAGCCTGGGTGTTCTACGAAGGGGAAATGAAGCGGAAAACGCCGGGAAGGAGGCGTGCGTCATGA
- a CDS encoding carbohydrate ABC transporter permease gives MKKLPVYAMLFLCSLLFIAPLFWAVTTALKSQTELYLFPPKWIPSVWKFGNFAEAWTSQPFNLFLKNTLAVTALSTLGQLVSCALVAYGFARFTFKGRDFLFLVVLATMMIPWEVTMIPQYMEFNYLGWINTLKPLIVPSWFGSAYFIFLLRQFILTIPRELDEAATIDGASKLGIFRKIIVPLMGPSLILVAVFQMMNCWNDYLGPLIFLNDQSQYTLTLGLAQFKGMYGVDMQSIMAVTCLISILPLVVFFLAQRYIVGGIAGTGIKG, from the coding sequence ATGAAAAAGCTGCCGGTGTACGCCATGCTGTTCCTGTGCTCCCTTCTGTTCATCGCGCCGCTGTTCTGGGCGGTGACCACGGCGCTGAAGTCGCAGACCGAGCTGTACTTGTTTCCGCCCAAATGGATTCCGTCCGTTTGGAAGTTCGGCAATTTCGCCGAAGCCTGGACCAGCCAGCCGTTTAACCTGTTCTTGAAAAACACCCTCGCCGTGACCGCGCTATCGACGCTCGGACAACTGGTGTCGTGCGCCTTGGTCGCCTACGGTTTCGCGAGATTCACGTTCAAAGGCCGCGATTTCCTGTTCCTGGTCGTCCTCGCGACGATGATGATTCCGTGGGAAGTGACGATGATCCCGCAATACATGGAGTTCAATTACCTAGGCTGGATCAATACGCTCAAACCGCTCATCGTGCCGTCCTGGTTCGGTTCGGCGTACTTCATCTTCCTGCTGCGCCAATTCATTCTGACGATTCCGCGCGAGCTGGACGAAGCGGCGACGATCGACGGGGCGAGCAAGCTGGGCATCTTCCGGAAGATCATCGTTCCGCTGATGGGCCCGTCGCTGATTCTCGTCGCCGTGTTCCAAATGATGAACTGCTGGAACGACTACCTGGGGCCGCTCATTTTCCTGAACGACCAGTCGCAATACACGCTGACGCTCGGGCTGGCGCAATTCAAGGGAATGTACGGCGTCGACATGCAGTCCATCATGGCGGTGACCTGCCTGATCTCGATTCTGCCGCTCGTCGTGTTCTTTCTCGCGCAGCGTTATATCGTCGGGGGAATCGCGGGAACGGGCATCAAGGGCTAA
- a CDS encoding glycoside hydrolase family 2 TIM barrel-domain containing protein, which produces MRYEKGERDWENLEVLERNRAKGRAYFIPYSDSADALGGDRGSSPWFRSLNGVWKFHFAQGPEWAPERFHEEGFDTSDWDDIRVPGHWQLQGYGKPHYTDLYYPFPVDPPRVPDVNPTGSYIREFVMPDHWDGRTVSVKFDGVDSAFHLWVNGAFVGYSQGSRLTSEFDLTPYVRSGSNRMAVRVYQWSDGSYLEDQDMWWMSGIFRDAYLISEPADVRIRDYSVVTELDGDYRDAVLSVRLELAGHSPAGRVRLRLLDAAGEEIAQEEQPIGGTTLAFALPVEEPALWSAESPYLYRLTIELTDSDGRVAEAVAERVGFRKVEVRDGRFRVNGKAILLKGVNRHDHHPDTGRTVSLQTMTEDVLMMKRHNINAVRTAHYPNDPRFYALCDEYGLYVMEEADLETHGFQLTGNLSRLSDDPAWQEAYVDRVRRMVERDKNRPSVIFWSLGNESGFGCNFRAMAAWCRQADPTRLIHYEEDREAEVCDVVSTMYSSVEKMEGFGRMEDHPKPHILCEFAHAMGNGPGGLKEYFETFDAYPRLQGGFVWEWIDHGLRMETGGNDDYAYGGDFGDVPNNGNFVIDGLVRPDRTPSPGLIEYKKIIEPVRVEQVGGRTVRVTNRYDFLTLDHLHACWSLTADGRTVRSGTVTLPRIGPGESAELAIPAAAAESEAEPWLNLSFTLAADHVWAERGHEVAWAQFPWQAPAETAVTVKKVAHVRPHRKLSSVQEGRMLVLENDTARIVFDPTRTGIASLRTHGLELVNGGPRLHFWRAPIDNDMYVVEDWRKAQLDRLTERIDGFRVDRLDETAVRAVWTSRIAPPVYDWGFRCETAYTVTGTGLIVIDVHGVPEGKPPEMLPKIGLQMELPGRMDQVKWYGRGPGESYADSKQAARIGVYGNTVDGLHTPYVYPQENGNRTDVRWVSVTDRAGNGLLAAGSPVLEFSARRYTDHDLEAARHAGDLKPRDFITLNLDYRQNGLGSNSCGPAQLPAYALKAEEFRFRVLLKPYSSGDEAPERLSRRMAAEAAEMRKEEGIHA; this is translated from the coding sequence ATGCGTTACGAAAAGGGAGAGCGCGACTGGGAGAACCTGGAGGTGCTCGAACGCAACCGCGCGAAGGGCCGGGCTTATTTCATTCCTTATTCCGATTCCGCCGATGCGCTCGGCGGCGACCGGGGGAGCTCCCCCTGGTTCCGTTCCCTGAACGGAGTTTGGAAATTCCATTTCGCGCAAGGACCCGAATGGGCGCCGGAACGGTTTCACGAAGAGGGTTTCGATACGTCGGATTGGGACGACATCCGCGTCCCCGGACACTGGCAGCTGCAGGGATACGGGAAGCCGCATTATACGGATTTATACTATCCTTTTCCGGTGGATCCGCCCCGGGTTCCGGACGTCAATCCGACAGGGAGCTATATACGGGAATTCGTCATGCCTGACCATTGGGACGGCAGAACGGTTTCCGTCAAATTCGACGGCGTGGACAGCGCGTTCCACCTCTGGGTGAACGGAGCGTTCGTCGGCTACAGCCAAGGGAGCCGGCTGACTTCGGAATTCGACCTGACTCCTTATGTGCGGAGCGGTTCCAACCGCATGGCGGTGCGCGTCTATCAATGGTCGGACGGCAGCTATTTGGAAGACCAGGACATGTGGTGGATGAGCGGGATTTTCCGGGACGCGTATTTGATTTCGGAGCCGGCGGACGTCCGTATCCGGGATTACTCCGTCGTCACGGAGCTGGACGGTGATTACCGTGACGCGGTGCTGTCGGTCCGGCTGGAACTCGCGGGGCATTCGCCTGCCGGCCGTGTTCGCCTTCGGCTGTTGGACGCGGCAGGGGAGGAAATCGCCCAGGAGGAGCAACCGATCGGCGGTACGACGCTCGCGTTCGCCCTTCCGGTTGAAGAGCCTGCGTTGTGGAGTGCGGAGTCCCCATATCTGTACCGGCTGACCATAGAGCTTACGGATTCGGACGGCCGCGTTGCCGAGGCCGTGGCCGAACGGGTCGGCTTCCGCAAGGTGGAGGTCCGGGACGGCCGGTTTCGGGTGAACGGCAAGGCGATCCTGCTGAAGGGCGTCAACCGGCACGACCATCATCCGGACACGGGCCGCACCGTGTCGCTGCAGACGATGACGGAAGACGTGCTCATGATGAAGCGGCATAACATCAATGCGGTCCGCACGGCGCATTATCCGAACGATCCGCGCTTCTACGCCCTGTGCGACGAATACGGCCTCTACGTCATGGAAGAAGCGGATCTCGAAACGCACGGGTTCCAGTTGACGGGGAACCTGTCGCGGTTAAGCGACGATCCCGCCTGGCAGGAAGCGTATGTCGACCGGGTGCGCCGGATGGTGGAACGCGACAAGAACCGGCCTTCGGTGATCTTCTGGTCGCTCGGCAACGAATCCGGCTTCGGCTGCAATTTCCGCGCGATGGCCGCGTGGTGCAGGCAGGCGGATCCGACCCGGCTGATCCATTACGAGGAGGACCGGGAAGCGGAAGTATGCGACGTCGTGAGCACCATGTATTCCTCGGTCGAGAAGATGGAGGGCTTCGGCCGGATGGAAGACCATCCGAAGCCGCATATCCTGTGCGAATTCGCCCACGCCATGGGCAACGGCCCGGGCGGGCTGAAAGAATATTTCGAGACGTTCGACGCTTACCCAAGGCTTCAGGGAGGCTTCGTGTGGGAGTGGATCGACCACGGTCTCCGCATGGAGACGGGGGGAAATGACGATTACGCTTACGGCGGGGATTTCGGAGACGTTCCGAACAACGGCAATTTCGTCATCGACGGCCTTGTCCGGCCGGACCGGACGCCGTCTCCGGGGTTGATCGAATACAAGAAAATCATAGAACCCGTCCGAGTCGAGCAAGTCGGCGGCCGCACGGTGCGGGTGACGAACCGCTACGATTTCCTCACGCTGGACCATTTGCATGCCTGCTGGAGTTTGACCGCGGACGGCCGGACCGTTCGCAGCGGCACGGTAACGCTGCCGCGGATCGGCCCCGGCGAGAGCGCCGAACTGGCCATCCCGGCCGCAGCGGCGGAATCGGAAGCTGAGCCGTGGCTGAATTTGTCGTTCACGCTCGCGGCGGATCACGTTTGGGCGGAACGCGGACATGAAGTGGCTTGGGCACAGTTCCCATGGCAAGCTCCGGCTGAGACTGCGGTTACGGTGAAGAAAGTGGCCCACGTCCGCCCTCACAGGAAGTTGTCGAGCGTTCAGGAAGGCCGGATGCTCGTGCTGGAGAACGATACGGCCCGCATCGTCTTCGATCCGACGCGGACGGGAATCGCTTCGTTGCGTACTCACGGCCTGGAGCTCGTGAACGGCGGTCCCCGCCTTCATTTCTGGCGGGCGCCGATCGACAACGACATGTACGTCGTCGAGGATTGGCGCAAGGCGCAACTGGACCGGCTCACGGAAAGGATCGACGGCTTCCGCGTCGACCGCTTGGACGAAACGGCGGTCCGCGCCGTCTGGACGTCGCGCATCGCGCCTCCGGTCTACGATTGGGGATTCCGCTGCGAGACGGCTTATACGGTAACGGGCACGGGATTGATCGTCATCGACGTGCACGGAGTTCCGGAAGGCAAACCTCCGGAGATGCTGCCCAAGATCGGGCTGCAGATGGAGCTGCCGGGACGGATGGATCAGGTGAAGTGGTATGGGCGGGGCCCGGGAGAGAGCTATGCGGACAGCAAGCAAGCCGCGCGGATCGGCGTCTACGGGAACACCGTCGACGGTCTCCATACCCCCTATGTGTACCCCCAGGAGAACGGCAACCGGACCGACGTCCGCTGGGTATCGGTGACGGACCGGGCCGGCAACGGGTTGCTCGCCGCCGGGTCTCCCGTTTTGGAATTCAGCGCCCGCCGGTATACGGACCATGATCTGGAAGCGGCTCGGCATGCCGGCGACTTGAAGCCGCGCGATTTCATCACGCTGAACCTGGATTACCGCCAGAACGGCCTTGGAAGCAACAGCTGCGGACCGGCACAGCTTCCGGCATACGCGTTGAAGGCGGAAGAGTTCCGATTCCGCGTGCTGTTGAAGCCGTATTCGTCGGGAGACGAAGCGCCCGAACGGCTGAGCCGCCGAATGGCGGCCGAAGCCGCGGAAATGCGAAAGGAGGAAGGCATCCATGCTTAA
- a CDS encoding SDR family NAD(P)-dependent oxidoreductase: MLNAQDVLNLSGKVAVVTGGASGIGLATAKLLASFGAHAVLLDINEAEGERAASEIRSGGGSAGFYRCDVSSADNCRLVVSEIESALGRIDILFNNAGIIRRKTVVELEERDWDLVVDVSLKGVYLLSKYVIPVMARGGGGSIINSGSGWGLKGGDRAAAYCAAKAGVVNLTRAMAIDHGKDNIRVNCVSPGDTDTPLLRDEAKQLRQDEAAFLADSARGRPLERLGTPQDIANAVLFLAGDLSAWVTGSVLVVDGGGIA; the protein is encoded by the coding sequence ATGCTTAACGCGCAAGACGTATTGAATCTTTCCGGCAAGGTTGCGGTCGTGACCGGCGGAGCGTCGGGGATCGGGCTGGCTACGGCCAAACTGCTCGCGTCCTTCGGCGCGCATGCCGTCCTGCTCGATATCAACGAAGCGGAAGGGGAGCGGGCCGCTTCGGAAATCCGGAGCGGCGGCGGGTCAGCCGGCTTCTACCGCTGCGACGTGTCATCCGCGGACAATTGCCGGCTTGTCGTCTCCGAGATCGAGTCGGCGCTCGGACGGATCGACATCCTGTTCAACAACGCCGGCATCATCCGCCGCAAAACGGTGGTGGAGCTGGAGGAACGAGACTGGGATCTCGTGGTGGACGTTTCCCTGAAGGGAGTCTACCTGCTTTCCAAATACGTCATCCCGGTCATGGCGCGCGGCGGTGGCGGAAGCATCATCAATTCCGGCTCCGGTTGGGGCCTCAAGGGCGGCGACCGCGCCGCGGCTTACTGCGCCGCCAAAGCGGGCGTCGTCAACCTGACGCGCGCGATGGCCATCGATCACGGCAAGGACAACATCCGCGTCAACTGCGTATCGCCCGGCGACACGGATACCCCGCTGCTGCGGGATGAAGCGAAGCAGCTGCGGCAGGACGAGGCGGCATTCCTCGCCGACTCCGCGCGCGGACGTCCGCTGGAGCGGCTCGGCACGCCGCAGGATATCGCCAATGCGGTGCTGTTCCTTGCCGGCGACCTGTCCGCATGGGTGACGGGAAGCGTGCTCGTGGTGGACGGCGGCGGCATAGCGTGA
- the gcvPA gene encoding aminomethyl-transferring glycine dehydrogenase subunit GcvPA, with translation MEAYPLTRTRTFAHPYIPNTVPEVQAEMLKEIGLDSVDQLHDAIPESLKLNRDMKLPPAMTEHELRRHIDALLAKNKHGGAYLNFLGAGCWQHFVPAVCDEINQRSEFVTAYAGEPYEDHGRFQALFEYQSLIAELVDMDVVNVPTFDWAQAASTAIRMAGRITGRRTALLPKSADPDKIMIIRNYCTPVMELRLVEIDSATGRIDLDDLRAKLDADTAAVYFENPGYLGIIEDQGSAISALAHEAGAVSIVGVDPISLGVLQPPGGYGADIVCGDLQPLGMHMNYGGGQAGFIATRDEETYVMEYPSRLFGIVPTEVEGEYGFGDVAYERTSFALREKGKESVGTQTALWGITAGVYLSLMGPYGMQELGGTIMQKSQYAAKKLAAIPGVGLRFPGTAFFKEFVVDFNGTGLKVAEINRRLAEAGIFGGKDLSGGFPEWGQCALYCVTEIHSKADLDRLAEAIAKIVAKP, from the coding sequence ATGGAGGCGTACCCTTTGACCCGAACCCGGACTTTTGCCCATCCTTATATTCCGAATACGGTCCCGGAAGTCCAGGCCGAGATGCTGAAAGAGATCGGCCTGGATTCGGTCGATCAGCTCCACGACGCGATCCCCGAATCGCTCAAGCTGAACCGGGACATGAAGCTTCCGCCGGCGATGACGGAACACGAGCTCCGCCGGCATATCGACGCCCTTCTCGCCAAAAACAAGCACGGCGGCGCTTATCTGAATTTTCTCGGAGCCGGATGCTGGCAGCATTTCGTTCCCGCCGTTTGCGACGAAATCAACCAGCGGTCGGAATTCGTGACCGCTTACGCGGGCGAGCCTTATGAAGACCACGGCCGCTTCCAGGCGCTGTTCGAATACCAAAGCCTGATCGCCGAGCTCGTGGACATGGACGTGGTGAACGTCCCGACTTTCGACTGGGCGCAAGCCGCTTCGACGGCGATCCGAATGGCGGGCCGGATTACCGGCCGCCGGACGGCGCTCCTGCCGAAATCGGCGGACCCGGATAAAATCATGATCATTCGAAACTACTGCACGCCCGTTATGGAGCTGCGGCTCGTGGAGATTGACTCCGCTACCGGGCGCATCGACCTGGACGATCTGCGCGCCAAGCTGGATGCTGATACGGCCGCGGTTTACTTCGAAAACCCGGGTTACCTCGGCATTATAGAGGATCAAGGCAGCGCCATATCGGCGTTGGCCCATGAGGCCGGGGCCGTATCCATCGTCGGCGTGGACCCCATCTCGCTCGGCGTCCTGCAGCCGCCCGGCGGCTATGGCGCCGATATCGTCTGCGGGGATCTGCAGCCGCTCGGCATGCATATGAACTACGGCGGCGGGCAGGCCGGCTTCATCGCTACGCGGGACGAAGAAACTTACGTGATGGAATACCCTTCCCGCCTGTTCGGCATCGTGCCGACCGAGGTCGAAGGCGAATACGGCTTCGGCGACGTCGCTTACGAGCGGACCTCGTTCGCCCTGCGCGAGAAAGGGAAGGAATCCGTCGGGACCCAGACGGCATTGTGGGGCATCACCGCAGGCGTGTATTTGTCCCTGATGGGTCCTTACGGCATGCAAGAGCTCGGCGGCACCATCATGCAGAAATCGCAATACGCGGCGAAAAAACTCGCGGCGATCCCGGGAGTCGGCCTGCGTTTCCCCGGCACCGCGTTTTTCAAAGAATTCGTCGTCGATTTCAACGGAACGGGGTTAAAGGTGGCGGAAATCAACCGGCGCCTTGCCGAGGCCGGTATTTTCGGCGGCAAGGACTTGTCCGGCGGGTTCCCGGAATGGGGCCAATGCGCGCTGTACTGCGTGACCGAAATACACTCCAAGGCGGATTTGGACCGGCTGGCGGAAGCGATCGCGAAGATCGTCGCCAAGCCGTAA